A genomic stretch from Solanum stenotomum isolate F172 chromosome 8, ASM1918654v1, whole genome shotgun sequence includes:
- the LOC125875051 gene encoding protein REVEILLE 6 isoform X2, translating into MALPNLGSFSNPTATASAAATPSTSNPLSPSDDPSKKIRKPYTITKSRESWTEPEHDKFLEALQLFDRDWKKIEAFVGSKTVIQIRSHAQKYFLKVQKSGTTEHLPPPRPKRKAAHPYPQKATKSAAPAVSPVPTSFQASLPLPEPGIVKRPDSSLLPCNPAAVMSVPSWTDNSVPPVSLSQMKKDNMRETGQPVANNHCCSSNESTPRSKSTVKVMERAQVPSMRVLPDFAQVYNFIGSVFDPAVTGHLQKLKKMDRIDVETVLLLMRNLSINLTSPDFEHHLIIDAEAAAFIV; encoded by the exons ATGGCCCTTCCTAATCTCGGCTCCTTCTCCAACCCAACCGCCACCGCTTCTGCCGCCGCAACGCCGTCCACATCCAACCCGTTGTCTCCTTCCGATGACCCGTCAAAGAAAATTCGAAAACCCTACACTATTACCAAGTCGCGAGAAAGCTGGACCGAACCCGAGCATGATAAGTTCCTCGAAGCTCTTCAGCT CTTTGACCGTGACTGGAAAAAGATTGAAGCATTTGTCGGATCAAAAACTGTTATTCAG ATACGTAGCCATGCTCAGAAATATTTTCTGAAAGTCCAGAAAAGTGGAACAACTGAACATCTTCCTCCTCCTCGGCCAAAAAGAAAAGCTGCTCATCCCTACCCACAGAAAGCCACAAAAAGT GCAGCTCCAGCTGTCTCACCGGTGCCTACATCTTTTCAAGCTTCCCTTCCATTACCGGAACCTGGAATTGTAAAAAGGCCCGATTCTTCTTTGTTGCCTTGCAATCCAGCTGCTGTTATGTCTGTGCCGTCATGGACTGACAACTCTGTGCCACCAGTTAGTTTGTCACAAATGAAGAAAG ATAACATGAGAGAAACAGGTCAGCCAGTCGCCAATAACCATTGCTGCAGTAGTAACGAAAGCACTCCAAGATCAAAATCAACAGTTAAGGTGATGGAGCGGGCCCAAGTACCCTCAATGAGAG TTTTGCCAGACTTTGCTCAAGTATACAATTTCATCGGCAGTGTATTTGACCCTGCTGTAACTGGACACTtgcagaaattgaaaaaaatggacCGGATTGATGTCGAGACG GTGTTATTGCTGATGAGAAACCTCTCTATCAACCTTACAAGCCCTGATTTTGAGCATCAT TTGATTATTGATGCAGAGGCAGCTGCTTTCATCGTATGA
- the LOC125875051 gene encoding protein REVEILLE 6 isoform X1 — protein sequence MALPNLGSFSNPTATASAAATPSTSNPLSPSDDPSKKIRKPYTITKSRESWTEPEHDKFLEALQLFDRDWKKIEAFVGSKTVIQIRSHAQKYFLKVQKSGTTEHLPPPRPKRKAAHPYPQKATKSAAPAVSPVPTSFQASLPLPEPGIVKRPDSSLLPCNPAAVMSVPSWTDNSVPPVSLSQMKKDNMRETGQPVANNHCCSSNESTPRSKSTVKVMERAQVPSMRVLPDFAQVYNFIGSVFDPAVTGHLQKLKKMDRIDVETVLLLMRNLSINLTSPDFEHHRQLLSSYDIEMEKQCK from the exons ATGGCCCTTCCTAATCTCGGCTCCTTCTCCAACCCAACCGCCACCGCTTCTGCCGCCGCAACGCCGTCCACATCCAACCCGTTGTCTCCTTCCGATGACCCGTCAAAGAAAATTCGAAAACCCTACACTATTACCAAGTCGCGAGAAAGCTGGACCGAACCCGAGCATGATAAGTTCCTCGAAGCTCTTCAGCT CTTTGACCGTGACTGGAAAAAGATTGAAGCATTTGTCGGATCAAAAACTGTTATTCAG ATACGTAGCCATGCTCAGAAATATTTTCTGAAAGTCCAGAAAAGTGGAACAACTGAACATCTTCCTCCTCCTCGGCCAAAAAGAAAAGCTGCTCATCCCTACCCACAGAAAGCCACAAAAAGT GCAGCTCCAGCTGTCTCACCGGTGCCTACATCTTTTCAAGCTTCCCTTCCATTACCGGAACCTGGAATTGTAAAAAGGCCCGATTCTTCTTTGTTGCCTTGCAATCCAGCTGCTGTTATGTCTGTGCCGTCATGGACTGACAACTCTGTGCCACCAGTTAGTTTGTCACAAATGAAGAAAG ATAACATGAGAGAAACAGGTCAGCCAGTCGCCAATAACCATTGCTGCAGTAGTAACGAAAGCACTCCAAGATCAAAATCAACAGTTAAGGTGATGGAGCGGGCCCAAGTACCCTCAATGAGAG TTTTGCCAGACTTTGCTCAAGTATACAATTTCATCGGCAGTGTATTTGACCCTGCTGTAACTGGACACTtgcagaaattgaaaaaaatggacCGGATTGATGTCGAGACG GTGTTATTGCTGATGAGAAACCTCTCTATCAACCTTACAAGCCCTGATTTTGAGCATCAT AGGCAGCTGCTTTCATCGTATGATATAGAAATGGAGAAGCAGTGCAAATAA